Part of the Atribacterota bacterium genome, GAAGAGAGCTCTACCCAGACTCTTCTTGTCCGACATATGGGAAATTGACTGCAGCAGGAGGCGTCGTTCACACACTCGGTGAGGTAGAGTGGTCCTTCCAAAACCTGGGCCACTTCGAGAAGTGAAATTTTATCTGGTGAACGACCAAGCACATATCCTCCTCTGTTACCCCGCATACTGCGAATTAAACCTGAAGCCTCAAGGGGTAAAGTGAGTTGGCGCAGGTAATGGAGGGAGACCTGTTGCCGCTCCGCAACATCTTTAAGAGGTATGGGTTCGTTCTCCGCATGAAGTGCTAAATCAAGCAGTAATCGCAAACCATAGCGCAATCGAGTCGAAACCTTCACTTCATTCCTCCGTATTTTTAAGTATACTAATTTGATAATCTTTTATAATTATATAGTATCAATAAATATGTGGCAAGGCAATCTGAGAAAATTTTTTATTCTCTTGTCTTGACAAAGACTTTTTCAAATAGTATAAGAACTTTGATGCAGGTGTAAGGGAAACCGGTGCAAATCCGGTGCGGTCCCGCCACTGTGAGAAGGGACGAAAGACTCACCGTGCCACTGGCGTTTTGCCGGGAAGGCGAGTCAAGTAGGTTTGAACCTTCAAGCCAGGAGACCTACCTGTATCGGGATACACTGACTTACGAGCGATGAGGAGGTGTAGGTATGTCTCTCAAAAAATCTGTTCCTCTTTTCGTTTTGCTCTTTTTGTTCCACCTGGCGTTCCTTCCGCGTCCGGCTTTTGCCATGCACATCATGGAAGGTTTCCTTCCTTTAGGGTGGTGCCTTTTCTGGTATGCTCTTTACATTCCCTTTTTGGTTCTGGGGATTATCGCCATTAAAAAACGGGTGCTTCCGGATCCCTCCCGAAAGGTCTTCCTTGGTTTTGCCGGTGCTTTTGTTTTTGTACTCTCGGCCTTGAAATTACCCTCGGTAACTGGGAGTTCTTCCCATCCCACCGGCGTTGGTTTGGGTGCGGTACTTTTTGGACCTTTTCCGATGGTTGTGGTTGGGTCAGTCGCGCTTTTGTTTCAGGCTCTGCTTTTAGCTCATGGAGGACTCACCACTTTAGGGGCGAATGCTTTCTCAATGGCCGTTGTTGGATCTTTCTTTGCTTACGGTGTATATCGTTGGACGAAGAGGTGGAACGTATCATTTCAGATTTCTATGTTTCTGGCAGCCGCTCTGGCTGATCTTATCACCTATGTGGTGACTTCGTTTCAACTGGCCCTGGCTTTTCCTGCAGCACAGGGTGGTGTTTTCGCTTCGGCCGAGAGATTTTTTGCCATTTTTGCCATTACCCAGGTGCCTCTGGCGGTTGGAGAGGGGATTTTAGCGGTTCTGGTTATTTCTTTTTTGCAGAACTATGCAGG contains:
- a CDS encoding Rrf2 family transcriptional regulator gives rise to the protein MKVSTRLRYGLRLLLDLALHAENEPIPLKDVAERQQVSLHYLRQLTLPLEASGLIRSMRGNRGGYVLGRSPDKISLLEVAQVLEGPLYLTECVNDASCCSQFPICRTRRVWVELSSAIKKILAQKSLQDLTEERGENLDLPRL
- a CDS encoding energy-coupling factor ABC transporter permease, which produces MSLKKSVPLFVLLFLFHLAFLPRPAFAMHIMEGFLPLGWCLFWYALYIPFLVLGIIAIKKRVLPDPSRKVFLGFAGAFVFVLSALKLPSVTGSSSHPTGVGLGAVLFGPFPMVVVGSVALLFQALLLAHGGLTTLGANAFSMAVVGSFFAYGVYRWTKRWNVSFQISMFLAAALADLITYVVTSFQLALAFPAAQGGVFASAERFFAIFAITQVPLAVGEGILAVLVISFLQNYAGEAALDFSREGISHVR